In the genome of Pongo pygmaeus isolate AG05252 chromosome 9, NHGRI_mPonPyg2-v2.0_pri, whole genome shotgun sequence, one region contains:
- the LOC129007241 gene encoding mitochondrial import receptor subunit TOM20 homolog codes for MGRKSAITASVSGALFIRYCIYFDHKRRSDPNFKNRLRERRKKQKLPKERAGFSKLPELKDAEAVQKFFLEETQLGEELLAQGKYEKGVDHLTNAIAECGQPQQLLQVLQQTLPPPVFQMLLTKLPTIREL; via the coding sequence ATGGGTCGGAAGAGCGCCATCACCGCCAGTGTATCTGGGGCCCTTTTTATCAGGTACTGCATCTACTTCGACCACAAAAGACGAAGTGACCCCAACTTCAAGAACAGGCTTCGAGAacgaagaaagaaacagaagcttCCCAAGGAGAGAGCTGGGTTTTCCAAGTTACCTGAACTTAAAGATGCTGAAGCTGTTCAGAAATTCTTCCTTGAAGAAACACAGCTTGGTGAAGAGTTACTAGCTCAAGGTAAATATGAGAAGGGTGTAGACCATCTGACAAATGCAATTGCTGAGTGTGGACAGCCACAGCAGTTACTGCAGGTCTTACAGCAAACTCTTCCACCACCAGTGTTCCAGATGCTTCTGACTAAGCTCCCAACAATTAGAGAATTGTAA